GGGTTAACCACTTGGAACAGAACCGCCTCAGCAATTACATCGGCCAGCTTAATGTGGTCATGTTTGCACCCGAGGATCTGCACCTCGTAAAGGGAAGCCCGCAAGTCAGACGCCGGTTCATCGATATGGAGATTGGTCAAATCTCACCGGTTTATCTGCATAACCTGCTGACATATCAGCGCCTTTTAAAACAGCGGAATCACATATTGAAACAAAATTACGGAAAAAGCAGAGTGGATGATGTGATGTTCGATGTATACAACAGCCAATTCATCGAAGCAGCAGTGCAGATCATCCGAAAGCGGTTCGAGTTTATGGCACTTTTGCAGAAATGGGCCGAACCGATTCATCGCGGCATTTCCCGGGGGCTTGAGGAACTTCAGATCCGCTACTTGCCGGTAAGCGGACTGGATCCGGAATGGGCACCTGGTGAAATGGCGTCTTTTTTGGAACAGAAACTGAGCGGGCTTCAGAAACGGGAGCTCGAACGAGGGGTGACGTTAGCCGGCCCTCACCGCGATGAACTGCAATTCTTAGTAAACGGCTATGATGTACAGACTTATGGTTCTCAAGGACAGCAGCGGACAACCGCTCTGTCTCTGAAACTTGCAGAAATTGAACTCATCAAACAGGAAGTCGGCGAAGCGCCGGTACTTCTGCTGGATGACGTGCTGTCGGAATTGGATGATTACCGGCAGACACATTTGCTTAATACGATCCAAGGCACTGTCCAGACGTTCGTTACTACAACCAGTGTGGAAGGCATTCAGCATGAGACCATCCGGCAAGCCAAGCTTTTTGAGGTTTCTAAAGGAACAGTAAAGGAGTGAAACGGTTGTACGTTCAGCTTGATCGAAATCGTTTCATCCGGATAAAATCAGTGATTGCCATACTGCCGAATGATAGCGGCCATGAGATGGGTCGTTCACGCGTTATAACAGAGCAGGCAGTCTATACTTCGCCTTACCGGGCGCAGTCACTGATAAAAAAAGCAGAGCAAGGCAGATTATAGCTGCCGGGAAGAGCAGGTGAACCAAATGGCAATGGAAGAAAGTGCATTGCAGCAAACGTATGATGCTAATCAGATCCAAGTGCTGGAGGGACTCGAAGCAGTCCGGAAACGGCCTGGTATGTATATCGGTTCGACAAGTTCGAGAGGCCTCCATCATTTAGTATGGGAAATTGTGGATAACAGTATCGACGAAGCACTCGCCGGTTATTGCGATGAGATTAAAATCACGATTGAAAAAGATAATTGGATCCGTGTGGAAGATAATGGACGCGGTATTCCTGTCAGCATGCACGAAAAGATGGGCCGGCCGGCTGTAGAAGTCATCATGACCGTACTGCACGCAGGCGGAAAATTCGGCGGTGGCGGTTATAAAGTATCCGGCGGTCTCCATGGTGTAGGTGCTTCGGTCGTTAACGCACTTTCCGAAACTACGGAAGTGGTTGTCAGCCGAGACGGCAAAAAGCACCGCATCATATTCAGACGCGGTGCTGTGATAGAAGAATTGAATGTAATCGGCGAGACAGAAGCAAGCGGAACGACTGTCCGGTTCAAAGCCGATCCAGAAATATTCACAGAGACTACCGTATATGAATATGACATTTTGGCAAATCGCCTTCGTGAGCTGGCGTATCTGAACCGGGGACTTCAAATCGTCATTGCGGACGAACGGGAAGGCGAAGAAAAAGAAAATGCGTATCATTACGAAGGCGGCATCAGTTCATATGTCGAGCACCTCAACCGTTCTAAAGATCCGCTCCATGAAGAACCGATTTTCGTGGAAGGTGAAAAAGAGGGTGTATCTGTTGAAGTGGCTATGCAGTACAACGGCGGCTACGCTTCAACAATTTATTCATTTGCCAATAACATCAACACCTATGAAGGCGGAACGCATGAATCCGGCTTCAAGACAGCTTTGACCCGGGTTATTAATGATTATGCCCGTAAAAACAGCATGTTAAAGGATGCGGAACCAAACCTGACAGGTGAGGATGTGCGCGAAGGACTGACTGCAGTCATTTCGGTTAAACATCCAGATCCGCAATTTGAAGGACAGACAAAAACGAAACTCGGCAACTCGGAAGTCAGCCAAATTGTCAATCACCTCTTTTCAGATGGTCTTGAGCGCTTCCTGCTTGAGAATCCATCTTCTGCACGAAAAGTCATTGAGAAAGGGCTAATGGCTTCCCGTGCCCGTCTTGCTGCGAAAAAAGCACGCGAATTTACACGGCGAAAGTCAGCGCTCGAAATATCAAGCCTTCCGGGTAAACTCGCTGATTGTTCATCGCGCGATCCGGAAATCTCTGAAATCTATATTGTAGAAGGTGATTCCGCAGGCGGTTCAGCTAAAGCAGGACGTGATCGTCACTTCCAGGCGATTCTGCCGCTGCGCGGAAAAATCATCAATGTGGAAAAAGCCCGTCTTGATAAAATATTGTCAAATGCGGAAATTCGTGCAATCATCACAGCGCTTGGAACTGGCATCGGTGATGAATTCGCACTTGAAAAAGCACGCTATCATAAAGTCGTCATCATGACAGATGCAGATGTGGATGGTGCGCACATCCGTACCTTGCTCCTTACATTCCTGTTCCGCTACATGCGGCCGCTGATTGAAGCCGGGTATGTTTATATCGCACAGCCGCCACTCTATCAGATTAAACAGGGCAAGCATATTGATTACGTCTATACAGATCAGCAACTGCAGGATGCACTGGCCCAGCTGCCTGCAACACCGAAGCCAAATATCCAGCGCTACAAGGGCCTAGGTGAAATGAATGCTACTCAGCTGTGGGATACGACGATGGATCCGGAGTACCGGACACTTCTCCAGGTCGCACTGGAAGATGCCATGCTGGCAGATGAAACATTCCAGATGCTGATGGGCGATGAAGTGGAGCCGCGCCGGAACTTTATTGAATCAAACGCAAGTTACGTGAAAAACCTTGATATTTAATTGATGAAAGCAAAAGGGGGATGCCAGTATGGCCGATTTGCCACGCCGCGGCGTTAAAGAAATAAATCTCAGCACGGAGATGCGGACATCCTTTTTGGATTATGCGATGAGCGTCATCGTCTCACGTGCTCTTCCCGATGTCCGGGATGGCCTGAAACCTGTTCATCGCCGCATTCTGTATGCGATGCAGGACATGGGTAACACTGCGGATAAGTCATATAAAAAATCTGCCCGTATTGTCGGAGATGTAATCGGGAAATACCATCCGCACGGCGATACCGCTGTCTATGACACAATGGTCCGCATGGCGCAGGACTTCAGCTACCGGTATATGCTTGTTGATGGTCACGGCAACTTCGGTTCAGTCGATGGCGATGCAGCAGCTGCCATGCGTTATACGGAATCCCGGATGTCTAAAATTGCAATGGAATTACTGCGTGATATTAATAAAGACACGATTAATTATAAGGATAATTACGATGGCCAGGAAAAAGAGCCAGTTGTCCTGCCAAGCCGATTCCCGAACCTGCTCGTAAATGGCACGTCAGGAATCGCGGTCGGTATGGCGACAAATATTCCGCCACATCACTTGGGAGAAACGATCGATGCTGTACTTGCGTTGGCTGAGAATCCGGCGATCACGACTGAAGAGCTGATGGACAGTATTCCAGGTCCTGATTTTCCGACAGGTGGTATAATTCTCGGACGGAGCGGTATCCGCCGGGCGTACGAAACCGGTAAGGGTGCTGTGCTAATCCGGGCCAAAGTTGAAATTGAAACACGGGCAAACGGCAAAGAAACGATTCTGGTTCATGAACTGCCGTATCAAGTTAACAAAGCAAGATTGATTGAAAAAATAGCGGAACTTGTACGCGATAAAAAAATAGACGGCATCACAGACCTCCGGGATGAATCTGACCGAAACGGAATGCGCGTTGTAATGGAGATCCGGCGGGATGCCAGTGCAGGTGTAATTCTGAACAATTTATATAAGCAGACAGCATTGCAGACGAGCTTCGGCATTAATATGCTCGCGCTTGTGGATGGCCAGCCAAAAGTATTGAGCCTGAAAGAAGCATTGCACCATTACTTGGAGCATCAGAAAGTAGTTATTCGCCGCCGTACACAGTATGAGTTGAAAAAAGCGGAAGATCGGGCCCACATTCTGGAAGGTCTCCGCATTGCGCTTGATCACATTGATGCAATCATTGCACTGATCCGCGCTTCCCAAACAACAGAAGAAGCACGAAATGGTTTAATGGAGCAGTTCTCGTTAAGTGAACGTCAGTCCCAGGCGATTCTAGATATGCGTCTTCAGCGGCTGACTGGGCTGGAGCGCGATAAAATCGAAGAAGAGTATCAGGAACTCGTGAAATTGATTGAAGAGCTTCGTGCGATTCTCGCTGATGAACAACGGATTATTCAGATTATCCGCGAGGAGTTGACAGAAATCCGGGACCGGTTCAGCGACAAACGTCGTACGGAAATTACAACCGGCGGCGCAGAAGTGATTGAAGACGAGGATCTCATTCCAGTGGAAGCCTCAATCGTTACGCTGACTCATAATGGTTATATCAAACGTCTGCCGGCTAACACATATCGCAGTCAGGGAAGAGGCGGCCGTGGTATGCAAGGTATGGGAACGAATGATGATGACTTCGTCGAACATCTGCTTTATACCTCGACGCACGATACTATCCTATTCTTTACAAGTAAAGGAAAAGTCTTCCGTAAAAGAGGATTTGAAATTCCTGAATTCGGAAGAACAGCAAAAGGGCTGCCACTTGTGAACGTCGTGGAGATCGATAAAGACGAAAAAGTGACGACAATGATTCGTGTAAGTGAATTCACTGATGATGCTTATTTAGTATTCACAACGAAAAATGGAACAGCGAAACGTGTGACACTTTCCCAATTTGCGAATATCCGGACGAACGGCTTGATTGCTATTTTACTGCGCGAAGATGATGAATTGATTTCTGCCAAGCTAACAGACGGCGAAAAAGAAATTGTTATCGGAACTCGGAGCGGACAATTAATCCGCTTTCCGGAAACGGAACTTCGAAGCATGGGCCGGACAGCCGGCGGTGTTCGCGGTATCCGGCTGCGTGATGGTGACTGGGTGGTCGGCATGGAAGTGCTGGAATCGAATGATTTCATCCTAGTCGTAACTGAGAAAGGATACGGTAAGCTGACAAATGAATCAGAATACCGGATTCAGTCAAGGGGCGGCTACGGTATTAAGACCGCTCAGATCACAGACAGAAATGGTCCGCTCGCTGCTGTACGTACCGTGGATGGATCCGAGGACATTATCATCATCACAGAACACGGAGTCGTCATCCGATTTGACGTCAATGATGTATCGATTAATGGCCGAAGTGCCCAAGGCGTGCGATTGATCCGTCTAGGCGAAGAAGAAACAGTGGCATCTGTAGCGAAAGTGCAGAAAGATATTGAGATTCCGGAAGAAGACAAGGAAAAGAAAATTGAACCGGGACCGAATGCAGATGATGACGTGCTGCTGACAGAAGAAGAATCAGAAGAAGATGCAAATGATAGTGAAACAATATAAGTGATGCTGCAGCCAATCTCTGTTACAAAGAGATTGGCTGCTTTTTTATTCTTAGAATAGATGCAAGCTTTGCGAGACTTCAAGTTGTCATTAAAGACAGAACTTAGAACTCCATTTCTTTCTGCTAAAACTCTCTTTGTTTTTTAGTAAGCCAGCGAATTACAAAATCCTATCCGTTCTGTTCCAATAAAGTATCAAAACAAATCAATATTGATATACCATTTAAACTGATTATATAACTGTCGGAAAATACTTTATGTCTTCACGACGGTTAAGGATATGAGAATTCTTTTTTGTTTAGACTATGTTAAATATTGCTGCTGATATTCCACAAAACAGCTCCTCTTTCTGATGAGCTTGCGCAGTAGCGCATCTTTTTGGGTCATGCAGCAGGCGTGACAGGAAGTCGCACTGCCAGCTGCCGTTGACTTGCACCAAACTAACTCGCATTTAAAAGCCTTGGTTGTTCGGCATTTCACTTTACTGCTGGAGCTTCCGCTTTTTGCTCCATACTTTTGCGATGAAAAAATCAACGTTGTTCTTTAACAGAGCCTTTGTTTACTTTTTTATTGGTTTGCGTCTGAAGAATATAAAAAGATGAAACAGCGTGTTGACATAGACATGTATACTTGTTATTATAGTTAAGTCGCTGAAACACATGGATTTATAAAATGAATTTTACGGTTGACGGCGAGTTAGAAAGATGTTATATTAGTAAAGTTGCTGCAAACAACAGCGGCCTGAACTGAACCTTGAAAACTGAACAGCAAAACGCTAAGAAACAAACACGATTCTTAAGTGAATCAAATAGCAGCGCGTCATGCGTCACCTCCGTGACCATGGCCGCTGCGCCAGCAAGAGTCAATCAAGACTCCATATCGGAGAGTTTGATCCTGGCTCAGGACGAACGCTGGCGGCGTGCCTAATACATGCAAGTCGAGCGGACGAATCGGGAGCTTGCTCCCGGTTCGTTAGCGGCGGACGGGTGAGTAACACGTGGGCAACCTGCCCTGCAGATCGGGATAACTCCGGGAAACCGGTGCTAATACCGGATAGGTCGGAACCTCGCATGAGGTTCCGCGGAAAGACGGCATCTCGCTGTCACTGCAGGATGGGCCCGCGGCGCATTAGCTAGTTGGTGGGGTAGTGGCCCACCAAGGCGACGATGCGTAGCCGACCTGAGAGGGTGATCGGCCACACTGGGACTGAGACACGGCCCAGACTCCTACGGGAGGCAGCAGTAGGGAATCTTCCGCAATGGACGAAAGTCTGACGGAGCAACGCCGCGTGAGTGAAGAAGGTTTTCGGATCGTAAAACTCTGTTGTAAGGGAAGAACACGTACCAGTTAACTGCTGGTACCTTGACGGTACCTTACCAGAAAGCCACGGCTAACTACGTGCCAGCAGCCGCGGTAATACGTAGGTGGCAAGCGTTGTCCGGAATTATTGGGCGTAAAGCGCGCGCAGGCGGTCTTTTAAGTCTGATGTGAAAGCCCACGGCTCAACCGTGGAGGGTCATTGGAAACTGGAGGACTTGAGTGCAGAAGAGGAAAGTGGAATTCCACGTGTAGCGGTGAAATGCGTAGAGATGTGGAGGAACACCAGTGGCGAAGGCGACTTTCTGGTCTGTAACTGACGCTGAGGCGCGAAAGCGTGGGGAGCAAACAGGATTAGATACCCTGGTAGTCCACGCCGTAAACGATGAGTGCTAAGTGTTAGGGGGTTTCCGCCCCTTAGTGCTGCAGCTAACGCATTAAGCACTCCGCCTGGGGAGTACGGCCGCAAGGCTGAAACTCAAAGGAATTGACGGGGGCCCGCACAAGCGGTGGAGCATGTGGTTTAATTCGAAGCAACGCGAAGAACCTTACCAGGTCTTGACATCCCGCTGACCGCCCTGGAGACAGGGCTTCCCCTTCGGGGGCAGCGGTGACAGGTGGTGCATGGTTGTCGTCAGCTCGTGTCGTGAGATGTTGGGTTAAGTCCCGCAACGAGCGCAACCCTTGATCTTAGTTGCCAGCATTCAGTTGGGCACTCTAAGGTGACTGCCGGTGACAAACCGGAGGAAGGTGGGGATGACGTCAAATCATCATGCCCCTTATGACCTGGGCTACACACGTGCTACAATGGACGGTACAAAGGGCAGCAACCCCGCGAGGGCAAGCGAATCCCAGAAAACCGTTCTCAGTTCGGATTGCAGGCTGCAACTCGCCTGCATGAAGCCGGAATCGCTAGTAATCGCGGATCAGCATGCCGCGGTGAATACGTTCCCGGGCCTTGTACACACCGCCCGTCACACCACGAGAGTTTGTAACACCCGAAGTCGGTGGGGTAACCCTTACGGGAGCCAGCCGCCGAAGGTGGGACAGATGATTGGGGTGAAGTCGTAACAAGGTAGCCGTATCGGAAGGTGCGGCTGGATCACCTCCTTTCTAAGGATTTCTGTCGGAAGACAGTTCGGAACGGACCGTTTGGTCCGCTTAGCGTTTTGCGTTCAGTTTTGAAGGTCTCAGGATCTTCACGACTTGTTCTTTGAAAACTGGATAATACGACATTGAAAGCAACAAACCAAAGTAGCACCGCATCACGCGAGTGATGCACGTGATTCTTTTTAATTTGAGGTTAAGTTAGAAAGGGCGCACGGTGGATGCCTTGGCACTAGGAGCCGAAGAAGGACGGCACTAACACCGATATGCTTCGGGGAGCTGTACGTAAGCGACGATCCGGAGATTTCCGAATGGGGAAACCCCCTGCCTGTAATGGGGCGGGATCCATGCGTGAATTCATAGCGCATGAGAAGGCAGACCCGGGGAACTGAAACATCTAAGTACCCGGAGGAAGAGAAAGCAAATGCGATTCCCCAAGTAGCGGCGAGCGAAACGGGAACAGCCCAAACCAAGAGGCTTGCCTCTTGGGGTTGTAGGACACTCAACAGTGGAGTGATAAAAGAAGCGCATAGCTGAAGCGGCCTGGAACGGCCCGCGATACGCGGTAACAGCCCCGTAGGCGAAATGCGCTTCTCTCCCGAGTGGATCCTGAGTACGGCGGAACACGTGGAATTCCGTCGGAATCCGGGAGGACCATCTCCCAAGGCTAAATACTCCCTAGTGACCGATAGTGTACCAGTACCGTGAGGGAAAGGTGAAAAGCACCCCGGAAGGGGAGTGAAACAGATCCTGAAACCGTGTGCCTACAAGTAGTCAGAGCCCGTTAATGGGTGATGGCGTGCCTTTTGTAGAATGAACCGGCGAGTTGCGATTCCTTGCAAGGTTAAGCCGAGAAGGCGGAGCCGCAGCGAAAGCGAGTCTGAATAGGGCGAATGAGTAAGGGGTCGCAGACCCGAAACCAGGTGATCTACCCATGTCCAGGGTGAAGGTGAGGTAACACTCACTGGAGGCCCGAACCCACGCACGTTGAAAAGTGCGGGGATGAGGTGTGGGTAGCGGAGAAATTCCAATCGAACCTGGAGATAGCTGGTTCTCTCCGAAATAGCTTTAGGGCTAGCCTCAAGCGAAAGAGTCCTGGAGGTAGAGCACTGTTTGGATGAGGGGCCCATCCCGGGTTACCGAGTTCAGACAAACTCCGAATGCCAGTGACTTGTGCTTGGGAGTCAGACGGCGAGTGATAAGATCCGTCGTCAAGAGGGAAACAGCCCAGACCGCCAGCTAAGGTCCCCAAATATCCGTTAAGTGGAAAAGGATGTGGCGTTGCTTAGACAACCAGGATGTTGGCTTAGAAGCAGCCATCATTTAAAGAGTGCGTAATAGCTCACTGGTCGAGTGACACTGCGCCGAAAATGTACCGGGGCTAAACGGATTACCGAAGCTGCGGACTGTTCGTATGAACAGTGGTAGGAGAGCGTTCTAAGCCGCGTTGAAGCCGGACCGGAAGGACCGGTGGAGTGCTTAGAAGTGAGAATGCCGGTATGAGTAGCGAAAGAAGGGTGAGAATCCCTTCCACCGAATGCCTAAGGTTTCCTGAGGAAGGCTCGTCCGCTCAGGGTTAGTCGGGACCTAAGTCGAGGCCGAACGGCGTAGACGATGGACAACAGGTTGATATTCCTGTACCACCTCCCCGCCATTTGAGCAATGGGGGGACGCAGGAGGATAGGGTGAGCGTGCCGTTGGTTGCGCACGTCCAAGCAGTGAGGTGGGGAACGAGGCAAATCCCGTTCCCACAACCACCAGGCTGTGATGGCGAGGGGAAATATCCCCGGAGTCCCTGATTTCACACTGCCAAGAAAAGCCTCTAGCGAGGCGGGAGGTGCCCGTACCGCAAACCGACACAGGTAGGCGAGGAGAGAATCCTAAGGTGTGCGAGAGAACTCTCGTTAAGGAACTCGGCAAAATGACCCCGTAACTTCGGGAGAAGGGGTGCTCTTTTGGGTGAACAGCCCGAGAGAGCCGCAGTGAATAGGCCCAGGCGACTGTTTAGCAAAAACACAGGTCTCTGCAAAACCGTAAGGTGACGTATAGGGGCTGACGCCTGCCCGGTGCTGGAAGGTTAAGGGGAGCGCTTAGCGCAAGCGAAGGTGCGAACCGAAGCCCCAGTAAACGGCGGCCGTAACTATAACGGTCCTAAGGTAGCGAAATTCCTTGTCGGGTAAGTTCCGACCCGCACGAAAGGCGTAACGATCTGGGCACTGTCTCAACGAGAGACTCGGTGAAATTATAGTACCTGTGAAGATGCAGGTTACCCGCGACAGGACGGAAAGACCCCGTGGAGCTTTACTGCAGCCTGCTATTGAAGTTGGATACAGCCTGTACAGGATAGGTAGGAGCCGAAGAAGCGTGAGCGCCAGCTTACGCAGAGGCAATGGTGGGATACTACCCTGGCTGTATTGGACTTCTAACCCGCCGGCCTTATCGGCCGGGGAGACAGTGGCAGGCAGGCAGTTTGACTGGGGCGGTCGCCTCCTAAAGAGTAACGGAGGCGCCCAACGGTTCCCTCAGAATGGTTGGAAATCATTCGCAGAGTGCAAAGGCAGAAGGGAGCTTGACTGCGAGACAGACACGTCGAGCAGGGTCGAAAGACGGGCTTAGTGATCCGGTGGTTCCGCATGGAAGGGCCATCGCTCAACGGATAAAAGCTACCCCGGGGATAACAGGCTTATCTCCCCCAAGAGTTCACATCGACGGGGAGGTTTGGCACCTCGATGTCGGCTCATCGCATCCTGGGGCTGTAGTCGGTCCCAAGGGTTGGGCTGTTCGCCCATTAAAGCGGTACGCGAGCTGGGTTCAGAACGTCGTGAGACAGTTCGGTCCCTATCCGTCGCGGGCGCAGGAAATTTGAGAGGCGCTGTCCTTAGTACGAGAGGACCGGGATGGACACACCGCTGGTGTACCAGTTGTCTTGCCAAAGGCATCGCTGGGTAGCTATGTGTGGCCGGGATAAGTGCTGAAAGCATCTAAGCATGAAGCCCCCCTCAAGATGAGATTTCCCATTACGTTTACGTAAGTAAGATCCCTCAAAGACGATGAGGTGGATAGGTTCGGGGTGGACGCATGGCGACATGTGGAGCTGACGAATACTAATCGATCGAGGACTTAACCAAAGAAAAGCGCAGGTGGCCACGCAAGGCCCGACCGGCGTAGAGACGGCCCATGGCGGAAATCCTGATTTCCAGAATGGGACGGCTTACGACCCGAGGGCCTGGCCACCGAGCTAGACACCACAGCATTTCAATGTCGGTTATCCAGTTTTGAGTGAACAAGCACTCAACCAAATAAGTCCAGTGATGATGGCAGAGAGGCCACACCCGTTCCCATCCCGAACACGGCAGTTAAGCTCTCTTGCGCCGATGGTAGTTGGGGGCTTCCCCCTGTGAGAGTAGGACGTCGCTGGGCACCAGAAAAAACAGTCTTGAAAGCATTTGCTTTCAAGACTGTTTTTGTATTGACTTACATAATTTTAACGTGGTTTACACTAAGCTTCGCTAAGCCTCCCTTCTTGTGCTAATTTTTGTTTCCCTATACTCTTGAACTATAATGAGTTTACGAAGAAAGGGTGGATACAATGAACAATCTCTATAGTATTGAAGTAGAAAAACCGAATGGAGAAATGCAGTCGCTCAAGGAATTTGAAGGAAAACCGCTCATCATCGTAAATACAGCCAGCAAGTGCGGCTTCACACCACAGTTTGCGGAACTTCAGCAACTCTACGAAAATTATAACCAGCAAGGCTTAGAAGTGCTAGGTTTTCCAAGCGCTCAATTCAATAGTCAGGAATTTGATAATCAGGAAGAAACAATGACTTTTTGTCAGAAGAACTATGGGGTAACATTTCCGATGTTCGCTACAACAGAAGTTAAAGGTCCTTCAGCTAATCTTTTATTTAAATTCCTTACTTCTGAACAAAAAGGACTTCTGACCGGAACAATCAAATGGAATTTTACAAAATTCCTCGTTGACCGAGAAGGAAAGGTAGTGAAACGGTATGCTCCACAGACTTCTCCAGAAAAGATTGAAGAAGATCTGAAAAAGTTACTTTAAACGATAATTCGGAATTCTTTTACTTCTGGAACCTGTATTGACACTGCTGAAGGGCACTGATAACATTGCGATAATATTCAACAGGACCAGGAGGCGTGTCAAAAAATGTGGGAATCGAAATTCGCAAAAGAAGGACTAACGTTTGATGATGTATTGCTAGTACCTGCAAAATCTGAAGTGCTGCCAAAGGATGTAGATCTGTCAGTTGAGCTTACTCCTTCAATCAAATTAAATATTCCAATCATCAGTGCTGGCATGGACACTG
Above is a genomic segment from Planococcus lenghuensis containing:
- the gyrA gene encoding DNA gyrase subunit A, giving the protein MADLPRRGVKEINLSTEMRTSFLDYAMSVIVSRALPDVRDGLKPVHRRILYAMQDMGNTADKSYKKSARIVGDVIGKYHPHGDTAVYDTMVRMAQDFSYRYMLVDGHGNFGSVDGDAAAAMRYTESRMSKIAMELLRDINKDTINYKDNYDGQEKEPVVLPSRFPNLLVNGTSGIAVGMATNIPPHHLGETIDAVLALAENPAITTEELMDSIPGPDFPTGGIILGRSGIRRAYETGKGAVLIRAKVEIETRANGKETILVHELPYQVNKARLIEKIAELVRDKKIDGITDLRDESDRNGMRVVMEIRRDASAGVILNNLYKQTALQTSFGINMLALVDGQPKVLSLKEALHHYLEHQKVVIRRRTQYELKKAEDRAHILEGLRIALDHIDAIIALIRASQTTEEARNGLMEQFSLSERQSQAILDMRLQRLTGLERDKIEEEYQELVKLIEELRAILADEQRIIQIIREELTEIRDRFSDKRRTEITTGGAEVIEDEDLIPVEASIVTLTHNGYIKRLPANTYRSQGRGGRGMQGMGTNDDDFVEHLLYTSTHDTILFFTSKGKVFRKRGFEIPEFGRTAKGLPLVNVVEIDKDEKVTTMIRVSEFTDDAYLVFTTKNGTAKRVTLSQFANIRTNGLIAILLREDDELISAKLTDGEKEIVIGTRSGQLIRFPETELRSMGRTAGGVRGIRLRDGDWVVGMEVLESNDFILVVTEKGYGKLTNESEYRIQSRGGYGIKTAQITDRNGPLAAVRTVDGSEDIIIITEHGVVIRFDVNDVSINGRSAQGVRLIRLGEEETVASVAKVQKDIEIPEEDKEKKIEPGPNADDDVLLTEEESEEDANDSETI
- the recF gene encoding DNA replication/repair protein RecF (All proteins in this family for which functions are known are DNA-binding proteins that assist the filamentation of RecA onto DNA for the initiation of recombination or recombinational repair.) yields the protein MRIDRLQLENFRNYEGLDLPFAPEINVFIGENAQGKTNIMEALYVLSMAKSHRTSNDRELIRWDAEYGKIKGDVHRRHGNLPLEITLSKKGKKARVNHLEQNRLSNYIGQLNVVMFAPEDLHLVKGSPQVRRRFIDMEIGQISPVYLHNLLTYQRLLKQRNHILKQNYGKSRVDDVMFDVYNSQFIEAAVQIIRKRFEFMALLQKWAEPIHRGISRGLEELQIRYLPVSGLDPEWAPGEMASFLEQKLSGLQKRELERGVTLAGPHRDELQFLVNGYDVQTYGSQGQQRTTALSLKLAEIELIKQEVGEAPVLLLDDVLSELDDYRQTHLLNTIQGTVQTFVTTTSVEGIQHETIRQAKLFEVSKGTVKE
- a CDS encoding glutathione peroxidase, with translation MNNLYSIEVEKPNGEMQSLKEFEGKPLIIVNTASKCGFTPQFAELQQLYENYNQQGLEVLGFPSAQFNSQEFDNQEETMTFCQKNYGVTFPMFATTEVKGPSANLLFKFLTSEQKGLLTGTIKWNFTKFLVDREGKVVKRYAPQTSPEKIEEDLKKLL
- the gyrB gene encoding DNA topoisomerase (ATP-hydrolyzing) subunit B, which encodes MAMEESALQQTYDANQIQVLEGLEAVRKRPGMYIGSTSSRGLHHLVWEIVDNSIDEALAGYCDEIKITIEKDNWIRVEDNGRGIPVSMHEKMGRPAVEVIMTVLHAGGKFGGGGYKVSGGLHGVGASVVNALSETTEVVVSRDGKKHRIIFRRGAVIEELNVIGETEASGTTVRFKADPEIFTETTVYEYDILANRLRELAYLNRGLQIVIADEREGEEKENAYHYEGGISSYVEHLNRSKDPLHEEPIFVEGEKEGVSVEVAMQYNGGYASTIYSFANNINTYEGGTHESGFKTALTRVINDYARKNSMLKDAEPNLTGEDVREGLTAVISVKHPDPQFEGQTKTKLGNSEVSQIVNHLFSDGLERFLLENPSSARKVIEKGLMASRARLAAKKAREFTRRKSALEISSLPGKLADCSSRDPEISEIYIVEGDSAGGSAKAGRDRHFQAILPLRGKIINVEKARLDKILSNAEIRAIITALGTGIGDEFALEKARYHKVVIMTDADVDGAHIRTLLLTFLFRYMRPLIEAGYVYIAQPPLYQIKQGKHIDYVYTDQQLQDALAQLPATPKPNIQRYKGLGEMNATQLWDTTMDPEYRTLLQVALEDAMLADETFQMLMGDEVEPRRNFIESNASYVKNLDI